The Ectothiorhodospiraceae bacterium BW-2 nucleotide sequence ATGCTATCCAGAATCGCCTGCTCTTTCAGTTCTCGCGCTTCGGAGTGGCAGTAGAGTTTGACTTCCCCCCGCTCGCCATCCTCAACCCGCTGCGCGCGTACGCAATTGCCGGGGCTCTCTTTGATCAGCGTGGCCTGGGTCTCATCAAACTCTCGATGGGGTTGACGGCTCACGACAATATAGTGGTAACCGGCACCTTTCAGCCACTGTAGATTCTTCTCACTGGCAATGCCGGCATCCATAATAACAGTACTGTGTGGCGAGGCTTCCAGCTCAGTGAGCAGACCCTCCAGGGTGGAGGGTTCGCTGACATTACCGGCAAAGTGGCGTGAACAGCGCGGAAAGCCACTGCTATCGAGTACCAGACCGAGGGTAACGAGCGGGCAGTCACTGCGCCGCTCCTTGGAGCGCCCACGCTGTGCCAGTTCGGAGTCGGGCGCTCCTTCAAAGAAGGTATTGGTCAAGTCATAGAGGGCGATAGTCTCCTTCAGATCGAAAAGCGTCTGCTCCCGCTGCCAGAGATGGGCCTCCAGTGCCGCTTTGTGTTTCCAGAGCAGGTCGCTGGCTTGATAGAGGCGATCATGCCCCATGGCGTCAAAGTCATAACCGATGAGCTCGCCCAGTCCACTCTGCTGCTGGAGCCAGTGATAGGTGGCCCACTCGCTGGCAGGAGAAGCCATGCGCCCAACGATATTGCCAATGGCTGCGGCCAGTTCATGACGGTTAAAGCCAAGCTCTTGCAGTTTATCAATCAGTTTCAGCTGTTGCAGCGCATGCAGAGCCAACTGTTCAATGCCAACCTGACGAGGCCGGCTTAGCTCCAGAGAGTCCATATCGACCGATTGCCAGGTGTGCGGCGGTAACGGTTCGCCGTAACCGGTTTGCTGTAGTTTGTTGCTCAACTGCTGGGCGGTCTGCTCCAGGGCGGTTGGCAGTGCCAGGGTGAGAAAATCGCCCTGTGCGTTCAACAGTTGCTCAATGCGGGCGGTCAGAAGCGGCCATTGCGCCGACTCTACACTAAAGTGGCGACCCAAATTGAGCAGGGTCTGTTGCTTGACCTTGCCGGCCACACGGGTGGATTCCACCAGTCGATAGGTGAAGTAGGGCTCACCGGAGCCGTGGCTTTTAATCGTAGTGCGACGAATATACATACTGACAGTGTAGCTGCAAAATGGGGGATTGCAAGCCTATCCGTCACATTATGGCACTACGATTTATTTTCAAAACTCAAGTAATTGATTTAATTAAAATAGCATATCGGGTTCCCGATATATTTTGGGGATTTTGGTCGGATTTGACGAAAGATGGGTTAGGGAAAGTTTGGGAGCAATTAACAGATTGTAGCTGCTTGATGTGGTTCTCGGTGAACGGGATCTCCTGCCACGACAAGAACACCAGATCCATCAGCTCGGCGTAGCCGGCCACTTCCTGCTCATCGCGGGTAGCGAAAGACTTGATCTCCAGATTCGACAGCAGTTGTTCCACTTCGCGGTCGGACAGCTTGCTGCCCTCTATGCGAGTTGATGAGCCGATGCTCTCGATAGTAGCCACGCGGCGCAGGGCAGATAAACGCTCAGGCGCGAGCATTACGCCAGTCCATGCGTGAAGAGTGTCCAGACTTCAGTGTGAACGATCTCAAAGCGGAGTTCAGAGGGCGCCAATATGTCTTGGAAGCTTTAAAATTGCTTCCAGAAATGCCGGATGCGGTTATTATTGACCAAATTATTCAGCAGGCGGCTAATAGAGGCCGTATTAATCAGATACCTAAGGCTGCCTAGCATGAATAATTTTGGCGAAGGTATTGTGAGATTGACAAAATTGAGAATAATCTTCTTATGAAAATTCTAACCGATGCATTAGGCAATATGACTCAGGATGAGCTGAAACAACTGGCTGAAGCCACTGGTATAGAAAACACAAGTGGGATAACACCAGAAACCATCGCAGGTCTGTTTCAAGCAGTTTTTCGCGCTGGTGGGTTTAAGTCATATCAATTAACACTAATCGTAGTTAATGCAGTTATGAAAGCACTTATTGGTCGCGGTCTATCTTTTGCCGGAAATGCAGCGCTTACCCGAACGATGGCTATTTTAACCGGTCCGATTGGATGGGCTATTACCGGTATTTGGACTGCCATAGATATTGCCGGTCCCGCTTATAGGGTAACGATTCCTGCAGTGATTCAGGTAGCAGCGTTGCGCCAGAAATTTTTGTATGAACAATAGGTTTTTTATGCTGAATCCGGCTAACGGGTAAAATTTTATAGCTAAAATTAGGATTAGATAGATGAATCAAAACCAAAACTACGCCCCCGGCATGCGTATTGTCGTCAGAGATGCCGAATGGGTGATCCATAGAGCCGATATGACCCACTTAGGAGACTATCTGCTTGAGTGTGAGGGTATTTCAGAGCTGGTGCGTGGCAAGGTGGGGCGGTTTTTAACCGAAATTGAGAACGATCCTGCTTTCAGTCCAGAGCCGATCCGAATTCTGGATCCGGCGGAAACGGTGATTACCGAAGATAGCTCCCCTGGTTTTAAAGACAGTCTGCTCTTTATCGAAAGCCAGTTGCGTCAAAAGATGCCGACGGATGAGAAGATCTATTTTGGCCATCAGGCAGCGATGGATCCGCTACCGTTTCAGCTTGATCCAACTAAAATTGCCCTAAAACAGCCCCGACAACGACTATTGATTGCCGATGCCGTCGGTTTAGGCAAAACGCTAGAGGCGGGCATACTGCTATCCGAGCTGATACGCCGCGGGCGGGGCAAGCGAATTTTGGTGCTGGCGGTTAAATCGATGCTCACCCAGTTTCAAAAAGAGATGTGGTCGCGCTTTACTATTCCGCTAACCCGGCTCGACTCCGCCGGTATTCAGCGGGTACGCAATCGCATACCGACTAACCACAATCCGTTTCACTACTACGATAAGGCGATTATCTCGATAGATACCCTCAAACAGGATGTGGAGTACCGCCACTACCTCGAACATGCCTACTGGGATATTATCGTGATCGATGAGGCACATAATGTGGCGCGGCGCGGTAGCAATTCGCAGCGCAGTAAACTGGCACAACTGCTTTCGGGTCGATCCGATACCCTGATTATGCTCTCAGCAACGCCGCATGATGGTAAACCGGAAAGTTTCGCCAGTCTGGTCAATATGCTCGATGCGACCGCCATTAGTCACGAAAAAGATTACCAGCACGACGATTTTAGCGACAAAGGGCTGGTGGTGCGCCGCTTTAAAAAGGATGTTAAAGATCAGATTGCCAGCGAGTTTCCTGAACGCGATATTGCGGTGATAAAAACCCGTGCAACTGCCGAAGAGGAGAGCCTGTTTCGGGAGTTGGCGCAGGCGAAATTTACCACTTTAGATAGAGGTAAGAGCCAAAGTCAGCTATTTCGGGTCACGCTGGAAAAAGCGCTCTTCTCCAGCCCTGCTGCCTGTGTTTCGGTGGTCAATAACCGACTGAAACGGTTACAAAAGCTGGATGATCCGCAGTTTAACGACGATATCGACACCTTACACTCATTAGCTCAGGGGTTGGCGCAAATTACCCCGGATAAATTCAGTAAATATCAACGCCTGCTGAGTTTAATTCAGGATAAAAAGGGTGGTTTTGGCTGGAGGGCAACCCAAACCGATGATCGATTGGTCATCTTTACCGAAAGTATCGCCACCCTTAACTTTTTGGCGCAAAAGCTGCAACAGGATCTTAAGCTCAAACCGGAGCAGTTAGGCATTTTACACGGTCAAATGGCCGATGCCGAGTTAATGAACACGGTGGAGGAGTTTGGTAAAAACCAATCGAAACTGCGGTTACTGGTCTGTTCCGATGTCGCCTCAGAAGGGATCAATCTGCACTATTTGAGCTATCGCATGATTCACTTCGATATCCCCTGGTCACTGATGGTATTTCAGCAGCGTAATGGCCGGATTGATCGCTATGGTCAGAGCCGTCAGCCGCAAATTCGTTATCTGATCACCGAAAGTAGCGAAGAGAAGATTCGTGGTGATAGCCGGATTCTGGAAGTGCTGATTGAAAAGGATGATCAGGCGCAAAAAAATATCGGTGATCCATCGGAATTTACCAAACGCTACGATCAGGAGAGTGAAGAGGAGCTGGTTGCTGAAGTGGTCGGCAGTCAGCAAACCAATGGTGCCGATATATTGGCCGCACTGTTTGATAATAATGCCGCTCATACCGCTAATAAGCAGGATAATCCACTGGCATCATTCGCCCACCACTCACCCATCAGCCACAGTGATGACGATAACGCCACCTTGCCATCCCTCTATAGCAGTCAGCTGGCGTTTGCGACCGAGGCACTGGCGTTTATTCAGCGCAAAGGGCAACCGATCGACTATCAGGTAAGCGGCAATAGCCTCAAGCTGACGGTGAACGATGAGCTAAAACAGCGCATGAAATGGGTGACGCCGGAGATCTACCCTAAGGATGATCAATTCATTTTGACCGAATCGATTAGCGCCATCACGCAGGAGATCGCCGAGGCAAGAGGGGAACAACACGCCTGGCCACGCAAACACTACCTCTGGCACCTACATCCGGTGATGGAGTGGCTCACCGATAAAATGGTCTCCGCTTTTGGTCGCCATCACGCCCCGTTAATTCGCATGCCTACTCAACTATCGGCCAATCAGAATCAGTTTATCCTCAGTGGGCTCTATCCTAATCGTAAGGGGCAGGCGATTATTCACGAATGGATCGTCATTACTTTTACTAATCAACAGATGAGCCAGCTGCAGACACTGGATGAATTTCTGACCACAACGCCGTTAGGCTCAATCAAACTGGCCAATCCCGCCAAAGCGGACAACTGTAAACCTCAGCAGCAGCTACTACCCAAAGCGATAGAGGTGGCGAGCAACCACTTTGCCGGGGTACGCAAAGAGGTCGAGAACCGTTTGAATCAAAAACTGCAACAGCAGATGGATGCACTGGAAAAACTGCGTGGTGAGCGTTTGGAGCAATTAGCGCTTCAGTATAATAGTGAACAAGGGATAGGGGCGATTAGGGAAGACAAAAAGCGCAAGCAGGAGCGGTACATCGAAACCGTTTTTGATGACTATTGGCAGTGGATTGAAGAGACCATGACCACTGAGCCGCAGCCCTATATTCAGTTAATTGCAGTAATTACTGGTGTAGATGTTTAGTAAAAGGAAAAATGAGAATGGATAATTGTGATAAAGACCGTCAAAAAAAACATGAATTGGATAAGAAAATCATATCAGTGAGAAGGTTGCTCTCCGAACCGATACTATCTATTCCTGCTTATCAGCGCCCCTATAAATGGTCACAAAAAAACCTTAACGACCTGTTAGGCGATTTAAGGTTCTATCGTGATAAACCTGCTTACCGTTTAGGCGCAGTGGTGTTTCACCACCACTGTGACGGAGATGACAAGCACGAAAAGCAGGAGAAATTGGATATTGTTGATGGTCAGCAGCGCACCTTAACTTTAATACTTATTGTTAAGGCATTATTGGATGAGCGTGTAGAAAAATTGGAACGAGAGGATATAAAAAAACAACTTTTAGAACTAACCCCTGCAATTGAAAAATTTCTATCTCGACAGCACTTTAAAAGTGATATTAGCCACCACAATCTGCATCAGAATTTTATGGCTGCAAAGCGAGCTGTTGCACGTAAAGATGACTTTACCGAAACTGATATCGACTTTCTATTGAACCGCTGTCAATTAGTCACTTTTGTACTGACTGATATCTCGGAAGCCTTCCAATTTTTTGACTCACAAAATGCCCGTGGTCGAGATTTGGAACCACACGATCTACTCAAGGCCTTTCATTTGCGTGAGTTTGCAGAGTCTGAATCGCACTTAAAGGCAAAAACGGTTCAACACTGGGAAAATCTGGAAAGTGATACATTGGCACAGCTGTTTGCCAACTATTTATACCGTATCCGTCACTGGGTTCAAGGCAAATCAGCGCGATATTTCAGTAAAGCTGATGTGGGTGTGTTCAAAGGGGTTAATCTTGATCGGGTGGGTTCCTACCCCTATGTCGAATCGCTACGTATCGCACACCACTTTGTTGATGACTATAATAGTCAGTATCAACGCCATATTGATCACCAGAAAATGGATTTTCCCTTTCACTTAGATCAGATGATCATAAACGGTCGCAGATTTTTTGAAATGGCTGAGCACTATCAAAAAAAGATTGGTGCCATTACACATGACGAAAAAACGGGCAGGGTGAATGTATTAGATAACGATTTGAGTGAAATGGCATACAAAATTGTCGAAGTTCTGAATAGTTATCCCTCTCGAACACGTACAGGAGATAGGTATATTCGCACTCTGTTTGATTGTGCGCTGATATTTTATATCGATAAATTTGGCACTGACGAACTCTCAGTGGCTATCGAAAAATTATTTATTTGGGCATACAGATGTCGCCTGAAAAAGCAGGTGGTACAGCTGGCTACGATGGACAACCATGCACTTGAAGACAATGTGTTCGAGCGCATCAAACACGCGATTAAGCCTCTCGAAATACTCAGTCTGCCGTTAGAGACAATAAAAAGCTCTGAGGCTAATGGCACCAAATTGGATGAGATTACAGCGCTATTCAAGGGGTTGAAATATTATGAGTGAAGCTATCTCTAGCTACAGTGTTCGTGGATTACTAACCGATACTACTCGCTATTTAATCCCCATGTATCAACGTAACTACGCTTGGGGTGAGGGTGAGATCAAACAGTTAATCCAAGATGTACGGGATATGCTGGATAAGCAGCAGAAACAACATAATTCCGATAATAAGTCACACTATTACATCGGCACTCTAATTGTTTTTAAGCGTTCAGACGGCAGTTTTGAAGTGATTGATGGTCAGCAGCGTTTTACTACGCTCACGCTGATGGCAATTTGTCTACGACGGTTAATGAATTATCCTTCTCATTGCTTGGACATGAGCTGGTACGATAAGCCCAATCTTGACTTTGAGAGTCGGAAAAAGTCATCCGATACTTTTGAAAAGTTGAGCCAAGGTTTAGCACCCGAAAAACTGGATAAGTCGGAATATAATTGTGATGTCATTACAGGATTTGTGCTAATAGAAAAAGAACTATTATTATTGGGAAATCAACTGACTGATTTTTGTGACTATCTCTTTAACTATGTACAGATAGCACGTGTTCCGGTTCCCGATAAGACCGACTTAAATCACTAGACATGTTTCTTTTTTTAAATCAATGGGTTAGCGAGAGAGAAATTCCAGATTCCAGCGCATATTCCTAGTATTTTGCTATATAACTTGACGGAATGAGTTCTTAATCTATCAGCTAAAGCTCTAAAACGTTTTAGCCCACCAATGCTATGTTCAACGAAAATCCTCTCAGAACCAACCATTTTATTTTCTGCTTTTTGCTCATCTGTCAATGAGCCATTTTTAGGTTTTTTATGTGGAATTTTTATTGAGTTAAAATCATAAACAGACTCAATACCAAGAAACCCTAAATCAACATTTGCATTCATATTTTCAAACCAGTTTTCCATCGGATCAAATTCTTGCTTCATCATTGAAAAATCATGTACACTACCTGCATATGGCATACTTATATATGGGATATTTCTTCCAGAGGTTGCAATCACTAAAGCCTTTACTGTATGCCTTTTTTTTTACCTGAAAAATGTTCTTTTTGTCTATCATATTCTGATGGTCTTTGTTTCGGTTGCTCGGTTGCGTCTATGAGTATGTTTTCGATATTATTTTTCTCAAAAAACTCTTTAAATTCAGTGGGATCCTTAAATTTTCTAATTGGCATACATTCTAACTCATTTAATGCGTGCTCCAAAACAGAGAGACCAAATGCTTGAATTTTGTGCGCATAAGATGATGATATTCCAGCCACAAAACCCAAGTTATCATAAGTTAATCCACTCTTTAAACTGAACAGCGTAAAAAATAAAAGTTCCTCTGTGTTTTTGATACAGAATTCATCACCAATTTCAATCGTATTTTTAAGTAATTTCGATTCGATAATACTAGAGTGGCTTTTTTCGAAAGTTTCCAAAATTAAGTAAAACTGCTTTTTCTTTATGCCAGTAGCAGCAGCCCAACCTCTATCAGTATTTAACTCTGATGTGCTAAATTTCATCATTAAAACCTTTCAAAAAATTGTTTAAAAAAATTAATTATAAACTATATGGTTTGATTGGGAAACAACTTTACTATTTTGAAGTGATGAATAATCGTGGAGAGCAGCTCGAAAAACACGAGGTATTAAAAGCCAAACTAATGGCAGTGCTGAATGAGATAGAGGATAAAACGGAGAGGGATGTAGCTATTCAGGTACTTTCAAAGGTCTGGGATGCTGCGTCCAATATGGAGCGCTATATTCAGTATGGTTTTACCATTAATGAACGGTATGAGATTTTTGGGGGTAGCTGGGGAAAGCTTATTCCCAAAAATTTTACTGATCTAACAATGTGTATCACTGATGGTACTGATAAAACAACTGCCATTGAAACTTTTCTAACCATGGAAGAAATTTTGGCCAACCCACCACAAAAAGAGGTGCTTCTGGACGTTGATCCGACAAAAAAATCTGAACGATTTAACAGCGTAATTAACTTCTCAAACTTCCTTCTTCATGTGCTGAGAGTATGTAGCAGGAAAGATATCCCGCTGGATGATAAGCGGTTACTAGAGCAGTTTGAAACATATATTCTGAAATCAGGTGATGCCATTAGCGCGACGAAAAGCTTTATTTTTGCGCTTCTAAAAGTCAAATATCTGTTTGATCACTATATCATTAAACGCGAGTTTACCGATCGAGGTGACCACTGGAGTCTAAAACGGCTCAAATGTTACAATCAAAACAGTCAAAGTTACATTAATACCTTTGATGAAGATGCGGAAGATGGCTTTGAAGGTAATAACCGACGCATACTGATGCTACTCAGTGCATTTCATGTCTCTACACCCACTCTAGTCTATAAACACTGGCTAAATGGCGCTCTATCGATCCTCTACGAGATGACAGATATTAATGCAGGGGACTATTTGGCAAAGCTCGAACACTTGGCAAGACAGTTTGTTTATGGTCGTTTTTTGAGTGTAGATCCGCCTGCTGAATATTATCCGATGATTTATGAGAACAGCAGTTATGCTCCAATCAATAGGGTTCACCCAAAGGTTTTAGAACGACTAAAATTTTCTCACATCGAAAATAATCTGGTTTTTAACTATCTCGACTACCTGATCTGGTGCAACGCCATGGATAAGGATAACGGTCAGAAGGATAAGGGTAACTGTCAGAAGGATGAGGTGATAAAACAGTTTGAATACAGCTTCCGCAGCTCGGTCGAGCACTTCTATCCTCAACACCCAATAGATGGACACCCTAAGTTAGATGAATGTTATCTTCATCGGTTTGGCAACCTCTGTTTAATCAGTCATAGCAAAAATTCACGCTTAAGCAATTTGCAGCCAAGAGCCAAACGCGATCACTTTCAGGCAGCGATTAGAGATAGGAAAATTGATACATTGAAACTCTATAAAATGATCAAATTGATGGATGAAAATGGGCAGTGGTATGTGGATGAGATAGCACAGCATGAAGCTGATATGCTCCAACTGTTTGTAACTGACTCAGCCAAATAAGAGTAGGAGAACCCCCATGCCCATGATCGGAATTTACAACGAAAACGACTTCTACTCCAGCCACTACCTCAGCTCGCTGTTTGAGAGCGATATTCGCGGCGTATTGGAGTGGTGGCAGAGCAAAGAGAGCGAAGCGCGGGAGCAGGAGCGCCAACAGCGGGCACTGGGTCGGGAGGCTGAAACCGGCTATCGCGCCCCCCATACCCGATTAGCCAGCTATAGCGGTCAGTTTTTCAAACAACTGAATGAACATAGCAAAGAGCAGAGCCTCAGCCGCCGCTTAAAGCAGCAACGCCAACGCTGGCAGTCGATTCTGTCGCCGTTAGGTTATCAATTTAACCCGACCACCGCTCTGTTGGAGTCAGGTGCAGAGCTACCGCTGTTGGCCGACTATCGTGACAGCGATAACCGCCCCTGTTTATGGCTTGTGGAGGCGCACGACCAGCGTGATGAAGATAGCCACGATCCGCTGGCACTGTCACTGCTACCAGAACAGCTGTCACCGGTTGCCGCAGAGGATGACGAGCAGCACAAACACCAACAGTCACTGCTAAAACGCAAAGGGGGCGAAGCCCTCACCTGGCAAGAGCTGATTGCCAAGCAGATCTTCTCCTTAGAAGAGCCACCCCGCTGGCTGCTGCTACTGGGCAACCGCCAAGCGCTACTGATTGACCGCACCAAATGGGCGCAAAACCGGCTGCTGCGTTTCGATTTTGAAGAGATACTTGGCCGCAAAGAGGGCGGAAGCTGTCAAGCAATTTGAGACCAGTTGTTAAAAAAATAAAGCTCTAAATCTAGCCGGTGATTGCCACTGCCCTCACCGGCAAATTTCGCCTATGTTGAGTCATGACGCAACAAGGAGCGAACATGACCCTCATGGCCCTTTGCCGCAAGAGCCAAGCCCTTCAGCAAGGGGGAGCTGCAAGGCGAACTGCAACCCCTAATCTAGGAACCTCCCTCCTGCACCGCGTTACCCACAGCCCGCCCCCCTACGATAATAAGGGGGTCTCCGGGGGGCGGGCTATGGATAACGCTCTGTCATTCAGCCACCACAACCGGCTAAAGCCATCGACGATAGACCCACTAGCGGCACCGTCACTCATCTCTCCTTCGCTCTATTCAGGGTTGGATAGTTGACCTCCAGCGACCCCACCCCCTCCTCCGGTAGAGCGGGGTTAATCCATACCTCAGTAGGGGGTTGCTTAACCTTGGGCTCACCATGAATAAAGCGTTTCGGATGCTGCTGATAGGCCTGCTTCAGCGCCTGTTCACGCTGCTCGCTAACCTCCTTGTAACGACCGGTAAATACCTGCTCTGGAGTGAACCACGCAATCCCTCGATGGTGGTGGTGGAAACAGTACCAGTCAACATAGTCACTAAACCATATTCTGGCATGGTCAACTCCTGTCAATCGTTGAGGATAATCGGGTTGTTGCTTGAGTGTTTTAAATTGACTCTCGCTAAACGGATTGTCGTTACTGACTCGTGGACGGCTGTGGGAGCAGGTGATCCCCAGTTCGGCCATCAAGTCGAGATAGCCTCTGGCGGTCATCGGCACACCTCTATCCTGATGCAGTGTTAAGCCACTGAGCGCGACCCGATAGCGAGCCGCTGCGTCACTGATTAACAGCTTGGAGAGCTCACTATTCTCCTTCCTTGAGACCATCCAAGCCACAATAAAACGGCTGTAGAGATCCATCACCACATAGAGATTCAAGAAGTTACCCTGCTCTGTGGTGGGAAGCTTAGTGATATCCCATGTCCAAACCTCATTCGGTCGGGTCGCCCGTAATCGGGGGATAGCGTGTGATTTGGCCGGTTTTTGAGCTCGCCGCTCTCCCGTCTGTTGATTAGCACGAAGGATCCGATACATCGTACTGATTGAACAGTAATATTTCCCTTCATCCAGCAGGCTAGCATAGATCTCTGCCGGAGGTTGGTCATAGAATCGTTCGCTGTTCAAAAGCCCCAGAACGGCTTGCCTCTCTGCCTCACTCAGCGCATTGGCTGCGACGGGTCTTGGAAGGCTCGCTCGGGGGGAGACAACCGGAGCCTGTCGGCGGTAGTAGCCTGCACGCGAGAGCGCTAGGCTATCGCAAGCGGCTCTTATGCTCACCGAACTGGGGCACTCTTTTTCAACTAATCTCATAAGCTTATCTCTGTGTTCATCTGCTCCAATAAGCTGAAGGCTTTTTTTTGGAGCGCAATCACCCCTTCGGTCTGCTGTAACCGTTGGCTAAGACGCTGAATTTCCTTCTTTAAACGCTCTATCTCCTTATCTCGCTTGTCTAGGCTCGGTTTGCGACCACTCTGTTTCCCTTTCAGGCCAGCCTGCCCCTGTGCTTGCAGTTGTCGGCGCCATTTGGTCAGATGGGAGCTGTAGATCTGCTCTTTGCGCAGCAGCTCGCCTAGCTGACCCGGCTCCTTGCACTGCTCTGCTTCTGCTAGGATCCGAAGCTTCTCTTCCTCACTAAATTTGCGGTAGGAGCGCTTCTCTTCATCGGGGTCGGTAACCTCGTTGGAGGGTAAAACGGTAG carries:
- a CDS encoding IS1634 family transposase yields the protein MYIRRTTIKSHGSGEPYFTYRLVESTRVAGKVKQQTLLNLGRHFSVESAQWPLLTARIEQLLNAQGDFLTLALPTALEQTAQQLSNKLQQTGYGEPLPPHTWQSVDMDSLELSRPRQVGIEQLALHALQQLKLIDKLQELGFNRHELAAAIGNIVGRMASPASEWATYHWLQQQSGLGELIGYDFDAMGHDRLYQASDLLWKHKAALEAHLWQREQTLFDLKETIALYDLTNTFFEGAPDSELAQRGRSKERRSDCPLVTLGLVLDSSGFPRCSRHFAGNVSEPSTLEGLLTELEASPHSTVIMDAGIASEKNLQWLKGAGYHYIVVSRQPHREFDETQATLIKESPGNCVRAQRVEDGERGEVKLYCHSEARELKEQAILDSIAQRFEAGLTALNEGLSKPRCTKSSEKIHERIGRLKQKYSRAAARYTISVSEQEGKATAITWSLNDAADSAASHPGVYCLRTDLLDWDAAKLWQTYILLTDLEAVFRSLKSELGMRPVYHHTADRLEGHLFITLLGYHLVHTLRHQLKAHDIHASWTSLRQLFANRQRVSVTVKREDNRTIHLRKTTRIEPHQRPVLDALGLDYSVHPTKMTLI
- a CDS encoding DEAD/DEAH box helicase; this translates as MRIVVRDAEWVIHRADMTHLGDYLLECEGISELVRGKVGRFLTEIENDPAFSPEPIRILDPAETVITEDSSPGFKDSLLFIESQLRQKMPTDEKIYFGHQAAMDPLPFQLDPTKIALKQPRQRLLIADAVGLGKTLEAGILLSELIRRGRGKRILVLAVKSMLTQFQKEMWSRFTIPLTRLDSAGIQRVRNRIPTNHNPFHYYDKAIISIDTLKQDVEYRHYLEHAYWDIIVIDEAHNVARRGSNSQRSKLAQLLSGRSDTLIMLSATPHDGKPESFASLVNMLDATAISHEKDYQHDDFSDKGLVVRRFKKDVKDQIASEFPERDIAVIKTRATAEEESLFRELAQAKFTTLDRGKSQSQLFRVTLEKALFSSPAACVSVVNNRLKRLQKLDDPQFNDDIDTLHSLAQGLAQITPDKFSKYQRLLSLIQDKKGGFGWRATQTDDRLVIFTESIATLNFLAQKLQQDLKLKPEQLGILHGQMADAELMNTVEEFGKNQSKLRLLVCSDVASEGINLHYLSYRMIHFDIPWSLMVFQQRNGRIDRYGQSRQPQIRYLITESSEEKIRGDSRILEVLIEKDDQAQKNIGDPSEFTKRYDQESEEELVAEVVGSQQTNGADILAALFDNNAAHTANKQDNPLASFAHHSPISHSDDDNATLPSLYSSQLAFATEALAFIQRKGQPIDYQVSGNSLKLTVNDELKQRMKWVTPEIYPKDDQFILTESISAITQEIAEARGEQHAWPRKHYLWHLHPVMEWLTDKMVSAFGRHHAPLIRMPTQLSANQNQFILSGLYPNRKGQAIIHEWIVITFTNQQMSQLQTLDEFLTTTPLGSIKLANPAKADNCKPQQQLLPKAIEVASNHFAGVRKEVENRLNQKLQQQMDALEKLRGERLEQLALQYNSEQGIGAIREDKKRKQERYIETVFDDYWQWIEETMTTEPQPYIQLIAVITGVDV
- a CDS encoding DUF262 domain-containing protein, which codes for MDNCDKDRQKKHELDKKIISVRRLLSEPILSIPAYQRPYKWSQKNLNDLLGDLRFYRDKPAYRLGAVVFHHHCDGDDKHEKQEKLDIVDGQQRTLTLILIVKALLDERVEKLEREDIKKQLLELTPAIEKFLSRQHFKSDISHHNLHQNFMAAKRAVARKDDFTETDIDFLLNRCQLVTFVLTDISEAFQFFDSQNARGRDLEPHDLLKAFHLREFAESESHLKAKTVQHWENLESDTLAQLFANYLYRIRHWVQGKSARYFSKADVGVFKGVNLDRVGSYPYVESLRIAHHFVDDYNSQYQRHIDHQKMDFPFHLDQMIINGRRFFEMAEHYQKKIGAITHDEKTGRVNVLDNDLSEMAYKIVEVLNSYPSRTRTGDRYIRTLFDCALIFYIDKFGTDELSVAIEKLFIWAYRCRLKKQVVQLATMDNHALEDNVFERIKHAIKPLEILSLPLETIKSSEANGTKLDEITALFKGLKYYE
- a CDS encoding DUF262 domain-containing protein codes for the protein MSEAISSYSVRGLLTDTTRYLIPMYQRNYAWGEGEIKQLIQDVRDMLDKQQKQHNSDNKSHYYIGTLIVFKRSDGSFEVIDGQQRFTTLTLMAICLRRLMNYPSHCLDMSWYDKPNLDFESRKKSSDTFEKLSQGLAPEKLDKSEYNCDVITGFVLIEKELLLLGNQLTDFCDYLFNYVQIARVPVPDKTDLNH
- a CDS encoding transposase family protein, translated to MKFSTSELNTDRGWAAATGIKKKQFYLILETFEKSHSSIIESKLLKNTIEIGDEFCIKNTEELLFFTLFSLKSGLTYDNLGFVAGISSSYAHKIQAFGLSVLEHALNELECMPIRKFKDPTEFKEFFEKNNIENILIDATEQPKQRPSEYDRQKEHFSGKKKGIQ
- a CDS encoding HNH endonuclease; amino-acid sequence: MNNRGEQLEKHEVLKAKLMAVLNEIEDKTERDVAIQVLSKVWDAASNMERYIQYGFTINERYEIFGGSWGKLIPKNFTDLTMCITDGTDKTTAIETFLTMEEILANPPQKEVLLDVDPTKKSERFNSVINFSNFLLHVLRVCSRKDIPLDDKRLLEQFETYILKSGDAISATKSFIFALLKVKYLFDHYIIKREFTDRGDHWSLKRLKCYNQNSQSYINTFDEDAEDGFEGNNRRILMLLSAFHVSTPTLVYKHWLNGALSILYEMTDINAGDYLAKLEHLARQFVYGRFLSVDPPAEYYPMIYENSSYAPINRVHPKVLERLKFSHIENNLVFNYLDYLIWCNAMDKDNGQKDKGNCQKDEVIKQFEYSFRSSVEHFYPQHPIDGHPKLDECYLHRFGNLCLISHSKNSRLSNLQPRAKRDHFQAAIRDRKIDTLKLYKMIKLMDENGQWYVDEIAQHEADMLQLFVTDSAK
- a CDS encoding IS3 family transposase codes for the protein MRLVEKECPSSVSIRAACDSLALSRAGYYRRQAPVVSPRASLPRPVAANALSEAERQAVLGLLNSERFYDQPPAEIYASLLDEGKYYCSISTMYRILRANQQTGERRAQKPAKSHAIPRLRATRPNEVWTWDITKLPTTEQGNFLNLYVVMDLYSRFIVAWMVSRKENSELSKLLISDAAARYRVALSGLTLHQDRGVPMTARGYLDLMAELGITCSHSRPRVSNDNPFSESQFKTLKQQPDYPQRLTGVDHARIWFSDYVDWYCFHHHHRGIAWFTPEQVFTGRYKEVSEQREQALKQAYQQHPKRFIHGEPKVKQPPTEVWINPALPEEGVGSLEVNYPTLNRAKER